In the genome of Leptolyngbya subtilissima AS-A7, one region contains:
- a CDS encoding metallophosphoesterase family protein: MGFKRFFTGLCLGLVLSVCLSCSQRALFSETPAPATPTAEAETISPAEARESAVTDVAPAPPELSAEAEAIVASIAGGLANPPRKDVRLVAISDLNSAYGSTDYDPEVDRAIALLPFWQPDLVVCGGDMVAGQSPSLTAPQIQAMWQAFDDHVAAPLRRQAVPFGFTIGNHDASGAKGPNNQFLFQQERDLATAYWTAAEHSPGVNFIDRTDFPFYYTFEQQGIFFMAWDGSSSRLPEEKLAWVEQALASDAAQQAKARILLSHLPLYGIAVGRDKPGEVLDNPDQLRAMLERYNVHTYISGHQHAYYPGHRGNLQLLHTGILGSGPRALIDSSLPPGKVLTVIDVDFADPELTTYTSYDMATLRTIEYAELPRFLAGHNGIVLRRDVSYDELAPDEKSFCEQRLGPAFCTGHVPFPRPKTYSA, from the coding sequence ATGGGTTTTAAGCGTTTCTTCACCGGTCTTTGCCTGGGTCTCGTACTCAGCGTGTGTCTGTCTTGTTCCCAACGGGCGCTGTTCTCGGAAACTCCTGCTCCAGCAACCCCAACTGCTGAAGCTGAGACCATATCCCCCGCTGAGGCCCGTGAGAGTGCAGTCACAGATGTGGCTCCAGCCCCGCCAGAGTTGTCTGCCGAAGCCGAGGCGATCGTGGCCAGCATAGCGGGAGGTCTAGCCAACCCACCCCGCAAGGATGTGCGACTGGTAGCTATTAGCGATCTCAATAGCGCCTACGGCTCGACCGACTACGACCCTGAGGTAGATAGGGCGATCGCCCTATTACCCTTCTGGCAGCCCGACCTGGTGGTGTGCGGCGGCGACATGGTGGCGGGGCAAAGTCCATCTCTTACGGCACCTCAAATTCAAGCCATGTGGCAGGCGTTTGATGACCATGTAGCAGCGCCCCTGCGCCGACAAGCCGTGCCCTTTGGCTTTACCATCGGCAACCACGATGCCTCGGGTGCCAAGGGTCCCAACAACCAATTTCTCTTTCAGCAGGAGCGCGACTTAGCCACGGCCTACTGGACAGCCGCCGAGCATAGCCCTGGGGTTAACTTTATCGATCGCACCGATTTTCCCTTTTACTATACCTTCGAGCAGCAGGGGATTTTCTTCATGGCCTGGGATGGCTCATCGAGCCGCCTGCCTGAGGAAAAGTTGGCCTGGGTGGAGCAAGCCCTAGCCAGCGACGCGGCCCAGCAGGCCAAGGCGCGCATTTTGCTGAGCCACTTGCCCCTCTACGGCATCGCGGTGGGGCGCGACAAACCCGGGGAAGTGCTCGACAACCCCGATCAGCTGCGGGCCATGCTAGAGCGCTACAACGTGCACACCTACATCAGCGGCCATCAGCACGCCTACTATCCTGGCCACCGAGGCAATCTTCAGCTGTTGCACACCGGCATTTTGGGGTCTGGACCGCGCGCGCTAATCGACAGCAGTCTGCCGCCAGGGAAAGTGCTGACCGTGATCGACGTTGACTTTGCCGACCCAGAGTTGACCACCTACACCAGCTACGACATGGCAACCCTGCGCACCATTGAGTACGCAGAGCTGCCTCGGTTTTTGGCAGGTCATAACGGCATTGTGCTGCGGCGAGATGTCAGCTACGACGAGCTCGCCCCCGACGAAAAATCCTTTTGCGAACAGCGGTTAGGCCCAGCCTTCTGCACTGGGCATGTGCCCTTTCCTAGACCCAAAACTTACAGCGCCTAG
- a CDS encoding SDR family oxidoreductase, with amino-acid sequence MAQVLVVTGGSRGIGAATARLAAERGCAVCVNYLHNSAAAHGVVDSIIQEGGRAVAVAADISLENDVLRLFQTVDEQLGTLTALVNNAGILEQQRRVDELDAARLNRVFAANVTGSFLCAREAVKRMSTKYGGVGGAIVNVSSVAARLGSPGEYVDYAASKGAIDSLTIGLAKEVAAEGIRVNAVRPGFIYTDIHARGGEPDRVERVQSAVPMQRGGQAVEVAQAILWLLSSEASYTTGSFIDIAGGK; translated from the coding sequence ATGGCACAGGTTTTGGTTGTTACCGGCGGCAGTCGGGGAATTGGCGCTGCTACGGCCCGCTTAGCGGCTGAGCGAGGATGTGCGGTCTGCGTCAACTATCTGCACAACTCAGCGGCGGCCCATGGGGTGGTTGACTCAATCATCCAAGAGGGCGGACGCGCAGTCGCCGTTGCCGCCGATATTTCCTTAGAAAACGATGTGCTCCGCCTTTTTCAAACTGTGGATGAGCAGCTGGGCACGCTGACGGCCCTGGTGAATAATGCCGGCATTTTGGAGCAGCAACGGCGCGTGGATGAACTCGATGCCGCCCGGCTCAACCGAGTCTTTGCCGCCAATGTAACCGGCAGCTTTCTCTGCGCGCGGGAAGCCGTGAAGCGCATGTCAACGAAGTATGGCGGGGTCGGTGGGGCGATCGTCAATGTGTCATCGGTGGCGGCGCGGCTGGGGTCGCCAGGAGAATATGTAGACTACGCCGCGTCTAAAGGCGCGATCGACAGTCTCACTATTGGCCTAGCGAAGGAAGTGGCCGCCGAGGGCATTCGCGTCAACGCGGTGCGCCCGGGGTTCATCTACACCGATATTCACGCCAGAGGCGGAGAGCCCGATCGCGTCGAGCGTGTACAGTCTGCTGTACCCATGCAGCGAGGCGGGCAAGCGGTGGAAGTGGCCCAGGCAATTCTGTGGCTGCTTTCGTCAGAGGCCTCCTACACCACAGGGTCATTCATTGATATAGCGGGTGGCAAGTGA
- a CDS encoding carboxymuconolactone decarboxylase family protein, with protein sequence MDSTRYTRGQEALARIHGHIGEGVMNALGDIAPDFARFIIEFPYGDIYSRNGLSPKERQIATIASLVTLGNAPTELKAHIQGSLNVGCTRDEIVEVIMQMAVYAGFPAAVNSLLVAKDVFAELDAKDKM encoded by the coding sequence ATGGATTCAACTCGGTATACCCGTGGGCAAGAGGCGCTGGCCAGAATTCATGGCCACATTGGCGAAGGCGTGATGAATGCATTGGGTGACATCGCCCCTGACTTTGCGCGTTTTATTATTGAGTTTCCGTACGGCGATATCTATTCTCGCAACGGGCTATCTCCAAAGGAGCGGCAGATCGCTACGATCGCATCCTTAGTCACCCTTGGCAATGCTCCCACTGAACTGAAAGCCCACATTCAAGGGTCTTTAAATGTAGGCTGCACCCGAGATGAGATTGTTGAAGTCATCATGCAAATGGCCGTGTATGCAGGTTTTCCTGCTGCGGTCAATTCATTGCTAGTCGCCAAAGATGTGTTTGCAGAGCTAGATGCTAAAGACAAAATGTAG
- the upp gene encoding uracil phosphoribosyltransferase: MSSFQLRIYVPPHPLVKHWLGVARDADTPGPLFRSAMEELGRWLTYEAIREWIPTMDTTVNTPLGPAPATFINPEVPTMIVPILRAGLALMPGIQALLPLASVYHVGFVRNEETLEVSCYLNKLPAQLDPATRVIISEPMLATGGTIMAMMDQLTQRGIDPAVVRIISIVAAPPALQKLAAAYPAVTIYTAMIDEEVNEHGFIVPGLGDAGDRTFGT; the protein is encoded by the coding sequence ATGTCATCCTTTCAACTGCGTATTTATGTTCCGCCGCATCCTTTGGTTAAGCATTGGTTGGGGGTAGCTCGCGATGCTGATACGCCGGGGCCACTGTTTCGCTCGGCGATGGAAGAATTGGGCCGCTGGCTCACCTACGAGGCCATTCGCGAGTGGATCCCAACGATGGATACGACGGTGAATACGCCTCTCGGCCCGGCTCCGGCCACATTTATTAACCCTGAGGTGCCGACGATGATTGTGCCGATTTTGCGGGCGGGGCTGGCGCTAATGCCGGGGATTCAGGCCTTGCTGCCCCTGGCTTCGGTTTACCACGTAGGCTTTGTGCGCAACGAAGAAACTTTGGAGGTCAGCTGCTACCTCAACAAGCTACCGGCTCAGCTCGACCCCGCCACGCGAGTGATCATCAGTGAACCGATGCTGGCCACGGGCGGCACCATCATGGCAATGATGGATCAGCTGACTCAGCGGGGCATTGACCCGGCGGTGGTGCGAATTATTTCGATTGTGGCGGCACCGCCGGCCCTGCAAAAGCTAGCGGCGGCCTACCCTGCGGTGACTATCTACACCGCCATGATTGACGAAGAGGTGAATGAGCACGGGTTTATCGTGCCGGGGCTGGGGGATGCGGGCGATCGCACCTTTGGCACCTAG
- the polA gene encoding DNA polymerase I, producing the protein MAATSSQADKPTLMLVDGHSLAFRSYFAFAKNADGGLRTSTGIPTSVCYGFLKSLLDMMEVEKPQYAAVAFDLDQPTFRHTADSTYKDGRPEAPEGFGEDVRNLKELLTDFGLNIYVAPGFEADDVIGTLATKALAEGFCVKILSGDQDLFQLIDPDECITVLHLGNAFAKGPKTGMAQEFKIEDVKAKLDIFPHQVVDYKALCGDSSDNIPGVKGIGAKTAAKLLAEYGDLDAIYADIDNIKGATQKKLIEGKESAYHSRYMAKIVTDVDLPIDLATCKLDGFDPDLVIPALKKLEFQNFVNRLGKLQIAFGGQAAEETAAKASQALSENSSSSKEPSRVSRFRDTGGADVAFFTAEETDSAQGVDEVAIAPQIITTEAQLYELLDILSAQKDPQTPVSWDTETTSLEPRDAALVGIGCCWGTGRDEMAYIPVGHSEGEQLPLEMVLEALRPILESAEFPKALQNAKYDRLVLRHQGIHLAGVVFDTMLASYVLNPETSHNLTDLSLRYLNLSAQSYEDLVPKGKTIADMAIADVANYCGADVHTTYLLVPKLQAELDEVPDLKTLFAEVELPLEPVLAEMECTGIRIDPDYLATFSKQLEIDLARLEKTAYEAAGETFNMGSPKQLSTLFFEKLGLDKRKSRKNKSGGYSTDAPTLEKLQGDHAVVDLVVEHRTLSKLKSTYVDALPTLIRPETHRVHTDFNQAVTATGRLSSSNPNLQNIPIRTAFSRKIRAAFIPENGWQLVAADYSQIELRILAHLSGEPVLVEAYKNNDDVHGLTARLLFEKDDITAEERRAGKVINFGVIYGMGASRFAREAGVNRADAKTFIDRYYERYPKVFEYLLKMQREAIAQGYVQTIYGRRRYFNFTDGKLRSLRGTDPASIDLDSLRSNGFDAGSLRAAANAPIQGSSADIIKIAMIHLHELLKDYQANLLLQVHDELVFEVPPDEWAELQPKITAVMESAVELKVPLKVEAHAGPNWMEAK; encoded by the coding sequence GTGGCAGCAACCTCCTCCCAAGCCGACAAGCCCACCTTAATGCTGGTAGACGGCCATTCCTTGGCCTTTCGCTCGTACTTTGCCTTTGCGAAAAATGCCGACGGCGGGTTGCGCACCTCCACCGGTATTCCCACCAGCGTGTGCTACGGCTTCTTGAAGTCGCTGCTCGACATGATGGAGGTCGAAAAGCCTCAGTATGCCGCCGTCGCCTTTGACCTCGACCAGCCTACCTTTCGCCACACGGCAGACAGCACCTACAAAGATGGTCGTCCTGAAGCCCCTGAAGGCTTTGGCGAAGACGTGCGGAATCTCAAAGAACTGCTGACTGACTTTGGCCTCAACATCTACGTCGCTCCCGGCTTCGAGGCCGACGATGTAATCGGCACCCTGGCGACCAAGGCGCTGGCAGAGGGGTTTTGCGTCAAAATTCTCAGCGGCGATCAGGATCTCTTTCAGCTGATTGACCCTGACGAGTGCATTACCGTGCTGCACCTGGGCAATGCCTTTGCTAAGGGGCCGAAGACAGGGATGGCGCAGGAGTTCAAGATTGAAGATGTCAAGGCCAAGCTCGATATTTTTCCTCACCAGGTGGTGGATTACAAAGCGCTGTGCGGTGACTCGTCAGACAACATCCCTGGCGTTAAAGGCATTGGGGCCAAGACCGCCGCTAAGCTGCTGGCTGAGTATGGCGACCTCGATGCCATCTATGCTGACATCGACAACATCAAGGGCGCGACTCAGAAAAAGCTGATTGAAGGCAAAGAGTCGGCCTACCACTCGCGCTACATGGCGAAGATTGTCACCGATGTGGATTTGCCCATCGACCTGGCCACCTGCAAGCTCGATGGCTTTGACCCCGACCTGGTGATTCCGGCACTCAAAAAGCTGGAGTTCCAAAATTTTGTCAACCGGCTAGGCAAGCTGCAAATTGCCTTTGGAGGCCAGGCTGCCGAGGAAACAGCGGCGAAAGCCAGCCAGGCGCTGAGTGAAAATTCCAGCAGCAGCAAAGAACCCAGTCGAGTCAGCCGCTTTCGGGATACTGGCGGCGCGGACGTGGCCTTCTTTACGGCGGAGGAAACGGACAGTGCCCAAGGGGTGGACGAGGTGGCGATCGCCCCTCAAATCATCACCACTGAGGCCCAGCTCTACGAACTGCTAGACATTCTCTCAGCGCAAAAAGACCCCCAAACCCCTGTTTCCTGGGACACCGAGACGACATCGCTAGAGCCGAGGGACGCCGCGCTGGTGGGTATCGGCTGCTGCTGGGGCACTGGGCGCGATGAGATGGCCTACATCCCGGTGGGCCATAGCGAGGGAGAACAGCTGCCGTTGGAGATGGTGCTAGAGGCGCTGCGCCCCATTCTCGAGAGCGCTGAGTTCCCCAAGGCGCTGCAAAATGCCAAGTACGATCGCCTGGTGCTGCGTCACCAGGGCATACATCTAGCGGGCGTAGTCTTCGACACCATGCTGGCCAGCTACGTGCTCAACCCGGAGACCAGCCACAACCTAACGGATCTGAGCCTGCGTTACCTCAACCTCTCCGCCCAGAGCTATGAGGATTTGGTGCCCAAGGGAAAGACGATCGCGGATATGGCGATCGCCGATGTAGCCAACTACTGCGGCGCCGACGTTCACACCACCTACCTGCTAGTACCCAAGCTTCAGGCTGAGTTAGACGAAGTTCCCGACCTCAAAACCCTATTTGCCGAGGTCGAGCTGCCCCTAGAGCCAGTGCTGGCGGAGATGGAATGTACGGGCATTCGCATTGACCCCGACTACCTAGCTACATTTTCTAAACAGCTTGAGATTGACCTGGCCCGCTTAGAAAAAACCGCCTATGAAGCCGCTGGGGAAACCTTTAATATGGGTTCTCCCAAACAGTTGAGCACGCTGTTTTTTGAAAAGCTGGGCCTCGACAAGCGCAAGTCGCGCAAAAACAAGTCGGGCGGCTATTCTACCGATGCGCCAACTCTGGAGAAACTCCAGGGCGACCACGCTGTGGTGGATTTGGTGGTGGAGCACCGCACCCTCTCTAAGCTGAAATCTACCTATGTGGATGCCCTACCCACCCTGATTCGGCCCGAAACCCATCGGGTGCACACTGACTTTAACCAGGCGGTGACGGCCACCGGGCGGCTGTCATCGTCGAACCCCAACCTGCAAAACATCCCCATTCGTACCGCCTTTAGCCGCAAGATTCGGGCGGCGTTCATTCCTGAAAACGGCTGGCAGCTGGTGGCGGCAGACTACTCGCAGATTGAGCTGCGCATTCTGGCTCACCTCAGTGGTGAACCTGTGCTGGTGGAGGCTTACAAAAACAACGACGACGTGCACGGCCTCACCGCTAGGCTGCTGTTCGAGAAAGACGACATCACGGCGGAAGAGCGGCGGGCGGGCAAGGTGATTAACTTTGGCGTCATTTATGGCATGGGGGCCTCTCGCTTCGCCCGCGAGGCTGGGGTCAACCGCGCCGATGCTAAGACCTTTATCGATCGCTACTACGAGCGCTACCCAAAGGTGTTTGAGTACCTGCTGAAAATGCAGCGAGAGGCGATCGCCCAGGGCTATGTGCAGACTATCTACGGGCGGCGGCGCTATTTCAACTTTACTGATGGCAAGCTGCGATCGCTGCGCGGCACCGATCCAGCCAGTATTGATCTAGATTCTCTGCGCTCCAACGGCTTCGATGCCGGCTCTCTAAGGGCAGCAGCCAACGCACCCATCCAGGGCAGCAGCGCCGACATCATCAAAATTGCCATGATTCACTTGCACGAGCTGCTGAAGGATTATCAAGCTAACCTGCTCCTCCAGGTCCACGACGAGCTGGTATTTGAGGTGCCCCCCGACGAGTGGGCAGAACTCCAGCCTAAAATCACCGCCGTAATGGAATCTGCCGTGGAGCTAAAGGTGCCCCTCAAGGTCGAAGCCCACGCCGGGCCAAACTGGATGGAAGCCAAGTAA
- a CDS encoding adenosine deaminase family protein — protein MAKFSATAAFWGLLIGSSVVASSEVMAQEVLQAQASSRQAETEVAEWFEANRDRPTLLRAFVQRMPKGGDIHSHLSGAVYAERYIQWAAADGYCIDPAGPDLVEPSACNQDSSYFPAAQLYGRPATYDALVNLWSTRNLPFANQSGHDQFFEAFGGFDAISSSLTRQDDMVAEVANRAASQHISYLELLMTVKGSEARQLGRTVGWNSNFAQMRQRLLDEGLMDLVAQGSQDMAALEREVDKTLGCETPRPQPGCEVTVRYLQQTTRTRLPEEVFAQFVYAFELAKADSRVVGINLVAPEDNPVALRDYSLHMEMLGFLKAQFPEVNISLHAGELTLGLVPPDDLRFHIRQAVEVAQASRIGHGVAILYENEPFQLLEEMRRRGVLVEICLTSNEVILNVEGDEHPFLDYRAAGVPMTLASDDEGIARIDLSNEYGLAAQRYDLGYRDLKQLARNSLEYSFLTGDSLWASPEFNQLSVPCAEDIPGSATTSAGCASFLGGSDRARTQWRLETEFAEFESLSSFRSR, from the coding sequence ATGGCAAAGTTTTCCGCCACTGCGGCTTTTTGGGGACTGCTGATCGGCTCTAGTGTAGTAGCCTCGTCTGAGGTCATGGCGCAGGAAGTGCTCCAGGCACAGGCATCGAGCCGTCAGGCGGAAACCGAGGTAGCAGAATGGTTTGAGGCCAATCGCGATCGCCCCACCTTACTACGGGCCTTTGTGCAGCGCATGCCAAAGGGCGGCGATATTCACAGCCACTTGAGCGGGGCTGTATATGCCGAGCGCTACATACAGTGGGCGGCGGCAGACGGCTACTGCATTGATCCGGCGGGGCCTGACCTAGTCGAGCCCAGCGCCTGCAATCAAGACAGCAGCTACTTTCCGGCGGCCCAGCTCTACGGCCGCCCGGCCACCTACGATGCGTTGGTCAATCTCTGGTCGACCCGCAATCTACCCTTTGCCAACCAGTCGGGCCACGACCAGTTTTTTGAGGCGTTCGGCGGCTTTGACGCGATCTCCTCGTCCCTAACCCGCCAGGATGACATGGTGGCTGAGGTCGCCAATCGCGCCGCCTCCCAGCATATTTCTTACCTAGAGCTGTTGATGACGGTCAAAGGCAGCGAGGCGAGGCAGCTGGGGCGAACCGTGGGCTGGAACAGCAATTTTGCCCAAATGCGCCAGCGGCTGCTCGACGAGGGCCTAATGGATCTAGTTGCCCAGGGCAGTCAGGATATGGCCGCCCTCGAACGCGAGGTGGACAAAACCTTAGGCTGTGAGACACCGCGCCCCCAGCCCGGCTGTGAGGTGACAGTGCGATATTTGCAGCAGACCACCCGCACCCGCCTGCCCGAAGAAGTGTTTGCCCAGTTTGTCTACGCCTTTGAGCTGGCTAAAGCCGACTCCCGAGTGGTCGGCATCAACCTGGTGGCTCCAGAAGATAACCCTGTGGCCCTGCGCGACTATAGCCTGCACATGGAGATGCTCGGCTTTCTTAAAGCCCAGTTTCCTGAGGTCAACATTTCGCTTCACGCTGGCGAGCTGACCCTGGGGCTGGTGCCGCCCGACGACCTGCGCTTTCACATTCGTCAGGCAGTGGAGGTGGCCCAGGCCAGCCGCATTGGGCATGGGGTCGCTATTCTCTACGAAAACGAGCCCTTTCAACTGCTGGAGGAAATGCGCCGCCGGGGCGTACTGGTGGAAATTTGCCTCACCAGCAACGAGGTAATTCTCAATGTCGAGGGCGACGAGCATCCCTTTCTCGACTACCGGGCCGCTGGGGTACCGATGACCCTGGCCTCCGATGATGAGGGCATTGCTCGCATCGACCTGAGCAACGAGTATGGGCTGGCGGCACAGCGCTACGACCTGGGCTACCGCGACCTCAAGCAGCTGGCCCGCAACAGCTTGGAATATAGCTTTCTAACGGGGGACAGTCTTTGGGCCTCGCCCGAATTTAACCAGCTCTCAGTTCCCTGTGCCGAAGATATTCCTGGTTCAGCAACGACTTCGGCGGGCTGCGCCAGCTTTTTGGGGGGGAGCGATCGCGCCCGCACCCAGTGGCGGCTCGAAACCGAATTTGCCGAATTTGAGTCGCTATCGTCGTTTCGGTCTCGCTGA
- a CDS encoding GUN4 domain-containing protein has translation MPEMLSLKPLGCVLVVALATTTPLSVNAQGTPSRIACETMASLGQRGSLTYRLAGSLSENTAADNLQNPNGTALTLTVQWQNQTGRVQTLLNASALSAYGQLAHNADYAQLPFEDPFRGRPNNAEHLYGIPDSVHGLYVSLRPTSELPQQMQVVHYLSPSEYVRSMVGTCQTANAEVDGAIDEQLALLQERLQAQDWAAADRITRRLLAPGTTSRPPFDPLPSDPVLLRPELINAIDQMWLTASSGRFGLSVQRRLWQEALAAHPNDGAAAVNAFRDRVGWKLAAPRAEVDFISSDWLNESEVTYSLQAPEGHLPWAGVSDEVVQATAVPPAGMHCGSCTVDAMQLRNEHFYTYIPKLMERVALYLDRPVSQNAP, from the coding sequence ATGCCTGAGATGCTGAGCCTGAAGCCGTTAGGCTGTGTCTTGGTGGTAGCTTTGGCCACGACTACACCACTCTCCGTTAATGCCCAGGGCACCCCTTCTCGGATCGCCTGTGAAACGATGGCTTCTCTAGGCCAGAGAGGGAGTTTAACCTACCGACTAGCGGGCAGCCTGTCAGAGAATACGGCGGCAGACAACCTGCAAAACCCAAATGGCACAGCCCTGACCCTAACAGTGCAGTGGCAAAATCAAACCGGTCGGGTGCAAACCCTGCTCAATGCCTCTGCACTGAGTGCTTATGGACAACTGGCTCACAATGCTGACTATGCTCAACTGCCCTTTGAAGACCCTTTTCGTGGTCGGCCCAACAATGCTGAGCATCTCTATGGAATACCCGATTCGGTGCATGGCCTCTACGTCAGTCTGCGCCCCACCAGCGAACTGCCCCAGCAGATGCAGGTTGTCCACTACTTGAGCCCTAGTGAGTACGTGCGCTCAATGGTGGGCACCTGCCAGACTGCGAACGCCGAAGTCGACGGGGCGATTGACGAGCAGTTGGCGCTGTTACAAGAACGCCTTCAAGCTCAGGACTGGGCCGCTGCCGATCGCATAACCCGACGGTTGCTGGCCCCAGGGACAACCTCACGGCCACCTTTCGATCCCCTACCCTCTGATCCAGTATTGTTGCGGCCAGAGCTAATAAACGCCATTGACCAGATGTGGCTAACGGCCAGCAGCGGGCGGTTTGGACTCAGTGTGCAGCGGCGTCTTTGGCAGGAGGCGCTGGCTGCTCATCCCAATGATGGTGCAGCGGCGGTCAATGCCTTTCGCGATCGCGTCGGCTGGAAACTAGCGGCTCCTCGTGCTGAGGTTGACTTCATCAGCAGTGACTGGTTAAACGAGTCGGAGGTGACCTACTCGTTGCAGGCTCCGGAAGGACATCTGCCCTGGGCTGGCGTGTCGGATGAGGTGGTGCAGGCGACCGCGGTTCCACCAGCAGGGATGCATTGTGGTAGTTGCACGGTCGATGCTATGCAGCTCCGCAACGAACACTTCTATACATACATTCCAAAATTGATGGAACGGGTGGCATTGTATCTAGACCGGCCAGTTTCCCAGAATGCACCGTAG
- a CDS encoding YkvA family protein: MAKRFFGKPFMNWYRQLLRNSKYRWVVLFGTLVYLVSPIDISPDFLPVLGWLDDGLIATIAVTEITQILLDRRRNLRQVDETIAMTESVDTSATVIDVDAVAVR, from the coding sequence ATGGCAAAGCGATTTTTTGGTAAGCCTTTTATGAATTGGTACCGTCAGTTGTTACGCAACTCTAAGTATCGTTGGGTTGTGCTGTTTGGCACCCTGGTTTATCTGGTCAGCCCCATTGATATTTCTCCCGACTTTCTTCCGGTTTTAGGTTGGCTTGATGATGGTCTGATCGCTACGATCGCCGTCACTGAAATCACCCAAATTCTGCTCGATCGCAGACGTAATCTACGCCAAGTCGATGAAACGATCGCAATGACAGAATCTGTAGATACCAGCGCAACAGTAATTGACGTAGATGCTGTTGCTGTTCGCTAA
- a CDS encoding YggT family protein: protein MDILVQTLTTFLSIYTILLIVRILLSWFPNVDWFSPPFSVLSQLTDPYLNLFRSIIPPLGGIDISPILAFLLLSFVRQGLVAIAAATASSYAYF, encoded by the coding sequence ATGGACATATTGGTACAAACCCTCACCACGTTTTTATCGATCTATACGATCTTGCTGATCGTACGCATTCTTCTGAGCTGGTTTCCCAATGTGGATTGGTTTAGCCCGCCCTTCTCGGTGCTGAGCCAGCTGACCGACCCCTACTTGAACCTATTCCGCTCGATTATTCCTCCCCTGGGCGGCATTGACATCTCACCTATCCTTGCCTTCTTGCTGCTGTCGTTTGTGCGGCAGGGGCTGGTTGCGATCGCCGCCGCCACGGCATCATCCTACGCCTACTTCTAG